AGACCAAGTCGGGCGCTAAAAAGCGCTTCAAGGTGACCGCCACTGGCAAGGTCATGCACGCCCAGCGCGGCAAGCGCCACGGCATGATCAAGCGGACGAAGAAGCAGATCCGTCAGCTCCGCGGCACCCGTGTGCTGTTCAAGACCGACGGCGACAACGTCAAGAAGTACTTCTTGCCGAACGCCTGATCGCGCTCATTCGCTTGAACCCTGCCGCCCCTCGCGCGGCGCCCCGTCTCTTCTAGATCTCAAGGATTTCCGTCATGTCTCGCGTCAAACGCGGTGTGACCGCTCACGCCAAGCACAAGAAAGTCTACAAGGCCGCCAAGGGCTATTACGGCCGCCGCAAGAACACCATCCGCGTCGCCAAGCAGGCCGTCGAAAAGGCCGGCCAGTACGCCTTCCGCGACCGCAAGCGCAAGAAGCGCACCTTCCGCGCACTCTGGATCCAGCGCATCAACGCCGCGGTCCGCCCGTTCGGCATGACCTACAGCGTGTTCATCAACGGCCTGTCCAA
The window above is part of the Bradyrhizobium sp. PSBB068 genome. Proteins encoded here:
- the rplT gene encoding 50S ribosomal protein L20: MSRVKRGVTAHAKHKKVYKAAKGYYGRRKNTIRVAKQAVEKAGQYAFRDRKRKKRTFRALWIQRINAAVRPFGMTYSVFINGLSKSGVVVDRKVLSDLAIHEPVAFQAIAEKAKAALAA
- the rpmI gene encoding 50S ribosomal protein L35, whose product is MPKLKTKSGAKKRFKVTATGKVMHAQRGKRHGMIKRTKKQIRQLRGTRVLFKTDGDNVKKYFLPNA